In a single window of the Natronosalvus caseinilyticus genome:
- a CDS encoding Vms1/Ankzf1 family peptidyl-tRNA hydrolase translates to MIDELLGRATLKDRIADLEEENERLRRRYEAESDRRSEAVTARQTAEREQNRLEDRIAQLEGELERLRADRTDADLEIDPRRRDRIRGAELSSVLERLESFRTGPEGALTAVVPTDDGPDSAPDVLTEVLGERMALLETLDPAVVCVDDAELVAVALSPPVDPRAAERDARRSSDGAAGPHLEWDDRFRLERSWFLPHGRFTLSLVRADLFALGVYDGGDRLDYRGFESDVKGRHSKGGFSQGRFERIRDGQIADHLERCRSEIADRRDGPLYLVGQDEAVSRLIEHGVEPTATATVDATGKPKAALEDAFRSFFTTELIVL, encoded by the coding sequence ATGATCGACGAGTTGCTCGGGCGGGCGACGCTCAAGGACCGCATCGCCGACCTCGAGGAGGAAAACGAGCGACTACGTCGACGGTACGAGGCCGAATCCGATCGCCGGTCGGAAGCCGTCACGGCACGACAGACGGCCGAGCGCGAGCAGAACCGGCTCGAGGATCGGATCGCCCAACTCGAGGGCGAACTCGAGCGGCTTCGGGCTGACCGGACGGACGCCGACCTGGAAATAGACCCGCGCCGACGCGACCGCATCCGTGGCGCGGAACTATCGTCGGTCCTCGAGCGCCTCGAGTCGTTTCGAACGGGGCCGGAGGGAGCGCTGACGGCGGTGGTACCGACGGACGACGGTCCCGATTCCGCGCCCGATGTCCTGACGGAGGTGCTCGGCGAGCGGATGGCCCTGCTCGAGACCCTCGACCCCGCCGTCGTGTGCGTCGACGACGCCGAACTGGTCGCGGTCGCCCTCTCGCCACCCGTCGATCCCCGCGCCGCGGAACGCGACGCGAGACGCTCGAGCGACGGCGCCGCTGGGCCACACCTCGAGTGGGACGATCGGTTCCGACTCGAGCGCTCGTGGTTTCTCCCGCACGGACGGTTCACGCTTTCGCTCGTTCGCGCGGACCTGTTCGCCCTCGGCGTCTACGACGGCGGCGACCGCCTCGACTATCGCGGGTTCGAGAGCGACGTCAAAGGAAGGCACTCGAAGGGCGGCTTCTCACAGGGACGCTTCGAGCGCATCCGCGACGGCCAGATCGCCGACCACCTCGAGCGCTGTCGGAGCGAAATCGCCGACCGACGGGACGGCCCGCTGTACCTCGTCGGCCAGGACGAGGCCGTCTCGCGGCTGATCGAGCACGGCGTCGAACCAACGGCGACGGCCACCGTCGACGCGACGGGGAAACCGAAGGCGGCGCTCGAGGACGCGTTCCGGTCGTTCTTCACGACGGAACTGATCGTTCTATAA
- a CDS encoding ArsR/SmtB family transcription factor codes for MAGASHGDVGRSGDEGLLPEHSVLPLEAYLDMQRAIGNEYRFRILNTLVEAGAMSATELREALDLRGNTLHYHLDELVDVGLVENRKRKTPDSRGLHSYYRASGMGEAILEHGIRELLRLEWESLETYGAADS; via the coding sequence ATGGCAGGTGCATCCCACGGCGACGTCGGACGATCGGGCGACGAGGGGCTCCTCCCCGAGCACAGCGTCCTCCCGCTCGAGGCGTATCTCGACATGCAGCGGGCGATCGGGAACGAGTACCGATTTCGCATCCTCAACACCCTCGTCGAGGCTGGTGCCATGAGCGCGACCGAGCTCCGGGAGGCCCTCGACCTGCGCGGGAACACCTTGCACTACCACCTCGACGAACTGGTCGACGTAGGGCTGGTCGAAAACCGGAAGCGGAAGACGCCCGACAGCCGTGGCCTCCACTCGTACTACCGGGCGAGTGGGATGGGCGAGGCAATTCTCGAACACGGCATCCGCGAACTGCTTCGCCTGGAGTGGGAATCGCTCGAGACGTACGGCGCCGCCGATTCCTGA
- the icd gene encoding isocitrate dehydrogenase (NADP(+)) has product MSYEQVEVPADGEKITLADEETGELDVPANPIIPIIHGDGIGTDVGPAAQKVLDAAAEATGRSISWMRVYAGESARERYDENLPEDTVSAIREHRVAIKGPLTTPVGAGFRSLNVALRQTLDMYANVRPTYHIDGVPSPVKEPEKMDMITFRENTEDVYAGVEWEAGTDEVEQVRTFLEEDMEIADVIHDGPVGIGVKPISEFGSKRLIREAIDYAIANERDSVTLVHKGNIMKFTEGAFRDWGYELAEEEYGDDVITEDELWDEHDGDQPEGTVVVKDRIADNMLQQLLTRTDDYSVIATMNLNGDYMSDAAGAQIGGLGIAPGANFGHGRCLAEPVHGSAPKYAGQDKVNPTAMILSGREMLDYLGWKDAADLVRDAVEETISSGTVTYDLHRQIDGGEKVATSEFADAVVENIEKLS; this is encoded by the coding sequence ATGAGCTACGAGCAAGTCGAGGTCCCCGCGGACGGGGAGAAAATTACGCTCGCCGACGAGGAGACCGGCGAACTCGACGTACCGGCAAACCCGATTATCCCGATTATTCACGGCGACGGTATCGGCACCGACGTCGGTCCCGCCGCCCAGAAAGTACTCGACGCCGCCGCGGAAGCGACCGGCCGGTCGATTTCCTGGATGCGCGTCTACGCCGGCGAGAGCGCCCGCGAGCGCTACGACGAGAACCTCCCCGAGGACACCGTCAGCGCGATTCGCGAACACCGCGTCGCGATCAAGGGCCCGCTGACGACCCCCGTAGGGGCCGGCTTCCGCTCGCTCAACGTCGCCCTGCGACAGACGCTCGACATGTACGCGAACGTCCGCCCGACCTACCACATCGACGGCGTCCCCTCGCCGGTCAAAGAGCCCGAGAAGATGGACATGATTACCTTCCGGGAAAACACCGAAGACGTCTACGCCGGCGTCGAGTGGGAAGCCGGCACCGACGAGGTCGAGCAGGTTCGCACGTTCCTCGAGGAGGACATGGAAATCGCGGACGTCATCCACGACGGCCCGGTCGGTATCGGCGTCAAGCCCATCTCGGAGTTCGGTTCGAAGCGCCTGATCCGCGAGGCCATCGACTACGCCATCGCGAACGAGCGAGACTCGGTCACCCTCGTCCACAAGGGCAACATCATGAAGTTCACCGAAGGGGCCTTCCGTGACTGGGGCTACGAACTCGCCGAGGAGGAGTACGGCGACGACGTCATCACCGAGGACGAACTCTGGGACGAGCACGACGGCGACCAGCCCGAGGGCACCGTGGTCGTCAAGGACCGCATCGCCGACAACATGCTCCAGCAGCTGCTGACCCGCACGGACGACTACTCGGTCATCGCGACGATGAACCTCAACGGCGACTACATGTCCGACGCCGCCGGCGCCCAGATCGGCGGCCTCGGCATCGCCCCCGGCGCCAACTTCGGGCACGGCCGCTGTCTCGCCGAACCCGTCCACGGCTCCGCGCCGAAGTACGCCGGTCAGGACAAGGTCAACCCGACCGCGATGATCCTCTCGGGACGGGAGATGCTCGACTACCTCGGCTGGAAAGACGCCGCCGACCTCGTGCGCGACGCCGTCGAGGAGACCATCTCCTCGGGAACCGTGACCTACGACCTCCACCGCCAGATCGACGGTGGCGAGAAGGTCGCCACGAGCGAGTTCGCCGACGCCGTCGTCGAGAACATCGAAAAACTGTCGTAG
- a CDS encoding ArsR/SmtB family transcription factor, with protein MDSAALLDLLGNENRRRILRLLSRKPCYVTEISEYLGVSPKAVIDHLRKLEEAGLVESRVDDQRRKYFHIARNVRLEVNVSPYGFASKSAYPENNTFDITTCRHLSLDVSGASSDGLDGLLSTLEDLEHLENELSLAQRWVQGRLSETLDRLSEEVGVGQDSRIHADVLSSVRQEPKGIDELGHEVGAPREVIAELLERLADEGVVQRTERGWELKTES; from the coding sequence ATGGACTCTGCTGCGTTGCTGGATCTGCTCGGGAACGAGAACCGGCGACGGATTCTGCGGCTCCTCTCGCGAAAACCCTGCTACGTAACCGAGATTTCCGAGTACCTCGGCGTCAGTCCGAAGGCCGTCATCGACCACCTCAGAAAGCTCGAGGAGGCCGGCCTCGTCGAGAGCCGCGTTGACGACCAGCGACGGAAGTACTTCCACATCGCCCGCAACGTCCGCCTCGAGGTGAACGTCTCGCCGTACGGCTTCGCCAGCAAGAGCGCCTACCCCGAGAACAACACCTTCGACATCACGACCTGTCGGCACCTTTCTCTCGATGTCTCCGGGGCGTCGTCGGACGGCCTCGACGGCCTCCTCTCGACGCTCGAGGACCTCGAGCACCTGGAGAACGAACTCTCGCTCGCCCAGCGGTGGGTGCAGGGACGACTCAGCGAGACGCTCGACCGCCTCTCGGAGGAAGTCGGCGTCGGCCAGGACAGTCGCATCCACGCCGACGTCCTCTCGAGCGTTCGCCAGGAACCCAAAGGGATCGACGAACTCGGTCACGAGGTTGGCGCGCCGCGGGAGGTTATCGCCGAGTTACTCGAGCGGTTGGCCGACGAGGGCGTCGTCCAGCGAACCGAGCGCGGGTGGGAACTCAAGACGGAGTCGTGA
- a CDS encoding DUF7509 family protein, with protein sequence MRDRLRDALDPVPRERFLVYLMGPYKSIDSGSKAEADGDDDLFDLLVTLRDRLRTESGVNAFLAVDPEIPLEEVDAATQSIAFARASNAVVFVLPFSGENLGVGIEVGSVLEDVYQSADPERAERTLVVHEAGVRSAMLGGVTRRWDATVYDYEDADELAFRTKEFVGNVIAREAAGSLSNLE encoded by the coding sequence ATGCGCGACCGCCTCCGCGACGCTCTCGATCCGGTTCCCCGCGAACGCTTTCTCGTCTATCTGATGGGACCGTACAAGTCGATCGATTCCGGTTCCAAAGCCGAAGCCGACGGCGACGACGACCTCTTCGACCTGCTCGTCACGCTTCGCGACCGGCTTCGAACCGAGTCCGGCGTGAACGCGTTTCTGGCTGTCGACCCCGAGATTCCGCTCGAGGAGGTCGACGCGGCGACCCAGAGCATCGCGTTCGCCCGGGCGAGCAACGCGGTCGTCTTCGTCCTCCCGTTCTCCGGGGAGAACCTCGGGGTCGGCATCGAGGTCGGCTCGGTACTCGAGGACGTCTACCAGTCGGCGGACCCGGAGCGAGCGGAGCGAACGCTGGTCGTTCACGAGGCGGGCGTCCGAAGCGCCATGCTCGGCGGGGTCACCCGTCGCTGGGACGCGACGGTCTACGACTACGAGGACGCGGACGAACTCGCCTTTCGAACGAAGGAGTTCGTCGGGAACGTCATCGCCCGGGAAGCAGCTGGGTCGCTTTCGAATCTCGAGTGA
- a CDS encoding DUF5802 family protein — translation MFEIFSRSYYLGRLYVTPANGDQAIMERTQHERINEAVYTTGEGVEPLDAPLVMKLESGHFAVHGDDSVPTNTLAVPESMLEGSQIRNPPSLREVFLARRDRAEQLLGLGLGGYQDRYPSMGEGVDGTDDTDGSDTGRGPGPGHGSGPGTGT, via the coding sequence ATGTTCGAAATCTTCTCTCGAAGCTACTACCTCGGTCGGCTCTACGTGACGCCCGCGAACGGCGATCAGGCCATCATGGAACGAACGCAACACGAACGGATCAACGAGGCCGTCTACACGACCGGCGAGGGAGTCGAACCGCTCGACGCCCCGCTCGTGATGAAACTCGAGTCGGGACACTTCGCCGTCCACGGCGACGATTCGGTCCCGACGAACACCCTCGCGGTTCCCGAGTCGATGCTCGAGGGATCCCAGATTCGAAACCCGCCGAGCCTCCGGGAGGTGTTCCTGGCGCGACGCGACCGGGCCGAACAGTTGCTCGGACTCGGCCTGGGGGGCTACCAGGATCGCTACCCGTCGATGGGCGAGGGCGTCGATGGCACCGACGACACCGATGGGTCCGATACTGGACGCGGACCGGGTCCGGGGCACGGGTCGGGACCAGGAACCGGGACCTAG
- a CDS encoding cupin domain-containing protein: MDHVSLSDLETTEAADGVHLAIMAGTDSMNVQHFEIEPGAAVEEHSHPHEQTGFIYEGELTLLTDGEEVVCGPGDAYGLPGGQPHAAENRGEETVRGVDIFDPPRENPTWQE; this comes from the coding sequence ATGGATCACGTATCGCTATCCGACCTCGAGACGACGGAAGCCGCCGATGGCGTCCACCTCGCGATCATGGCCGGGACCGACTCGATGAACGTCCAGCACTTCGAAATCGAACCCGGCGCGGCCGTCGAGGAGCACAGCCACCCCCACGAGCAGACGGGGTTCATCTACGAGGGCGAGTTGACGCTCCTGACCGACGGCGAGGAGGTCGTCTGCGGGCCGGGCGACGCCTACGGTCTCCCCGGAGGCCAGCCCCACGCTGCCGAGAATCGCGGCGAGGAGACGGTTCGCGGCGTGGACATCTTCGACCCGCCGCGAGAGAATCCGACCTGGCAGGAGTAG
- a CDS encoding DUF5790 family protein → MSQASLDDDELFGEAASEMRSDVESSLADAWDALPDPDDIWETDAENVLGVLNGLKSALDVGDAEDHLRDAKKWYTMGERADAFEDADDLEEEIADLEEALENITDAGEQVGELTATIPALRGTLEDAGSEEADDEDEDEDEAEAEEDDE, encoded by the coding sequence ATGAGCCAAGCCTCACTGGACGACGACGAACTGTTCGGGGAAGCCGCCTCCGAGATGCGCTCGGACGTCGAGTCCTCGCTCGCAGACGCCTGGGACGCCCTCCCCGACCCCGACGACATCTGGGAGACCGACGCCGAGAACGTCCTCGGCGTGCTCAACGGCCTCAAGTCCGCCCTCGACGTAGGCGACGCCGAAGACCACCTCCGCGACGCCAAGAAGTGGTACACGATGGGCGAACGGGCCGACGCGTTCGAGGACGCCGACGACCTCGAGGAAGAGATCGCCGACCTGGAGGAGGCCCTCGAGAACATCACCGACGCGGGCGAGCAGGTCGGCGAGCTCACGGCGACGATTCCGGCGCTTCGAGGGACGCTCGAGGATGCGGGGAGCGAGGAGGCTGACGACGAAGACGAGGACGAGGACGAAGCAGAAGCGGAAGAAGACGACGAATAA
- a CDS encoding DUF5817 domain-containing protein — translation MYAVVGCSECSYLWLLEGRSETTQCPRCGSRKPYERRKKFVETDDPDHAREVRASMLANRQGQGEAFARVDSFADLESKVADGVVSDEDYLEESGLDVEEVAAAGERDPRQPTRSGSKKDVVEQALADLEEPTEDEVIAYAGDRGVDAGYARKALEKLVRAGEVSESRGRYRSL, via the coding sequence ATGTACGCCGTCGTCGGGTGCAGCGAGTGTTCTTATCTCTGGCTGCTCGAGGGGCGATCCGAGACCACGCAGTGCCCCCGCTGTGGCTCTCGCAAGCCCTACGAGCGCCGCAAGAAGTTCGTCGAGACCGACGACCCCGACCACGCTCGCGAGGTGCGCGCCTCGATGCTCGCCAACCGACAGGGCCAGGGCGAGGCCTTCGCCCGCGTCGACTCCTTCGCCGACCTCGAGAGCAAGGTCGCAGACGGCGTCGTCAGCGACGAGGACTATCTCGAGGAATCGGGTCTCGACGTCGAGGAGGTCGCCGCCGCGGGTGAACGCGACCCGCGCCAGCCGACGAGAAGCGGGAGCAAGAAGGACGTCGTCGAGCAGGCGCTGGCGGACCTCGAGGAGCCGACCGAAGACGAGGTGATCGCCTACGCGGGCGACCGGGGGGTCGACGCGGGATACGCCCGAAAGGCCCTCGAGAAACTCGTTCGCGCCGGCGAGGTCAGCGAGAGCCGCGGGCGATATCGGTCGCTATGA
- a CDS encoding DUF1611 domain-containing protein, with amino-acid sequence MRVAILAHEKFPDHAKTALGVLRYADYDVVGVLDRETAGDRVADFVPDVQDAPIVSSMADLEAGSVDALLIGIAPVGGGFDSSWREDVRTALEYGCDLISGLHYFLEDDEEFATLADEYGADVWDVRKPHDELTVAEGVADEVDAEVILTVGTDCSVGKMTSTMELARDAREAGHDAAIIPTGQTGIMIEGWGNPVDRVVSDFTAGSVEEMILEKGDDHDYLFVEGQGSIIHPAYSAVTCGILHGAMADKLVLCHAAEREMLAYDYDVTVPSMQTYVDLYESLAEPVYPTSVVAGALNTYGLEDDDAREAVDAFEADLGKPATDVIRYGTDDLLEVLL; translated from the coding sequence ATGCGCGTCGCTATCCTCGCTCACGAAAAGTTCCCCGACCACGCCAAGACGGCCCTCGGCGTGCTCCGCTACGCGGACTACGACGTCGTCGGCGTCCTCGACCGCGAGACGGCCGGCGACCGCGTCGCCGACTTTGTCCCGGACGTCCAGGACGCACCCATCGTCTCGAGCATGGCAGACCTCGAGGCCGGGAGCGTCGACGCCTTGCTCATCGGCATCGCGCCAGTCGGCGGCGGGTTCGACTCCAGCTGGCGCGAGGACGTGCGCACGGCCCTCGAGTACGGCTGCGACCTCATCTCGGGGCTGCACTACTTCCTCGAGGACGACGAGGAGTTCGCCACCCTCGCCGACGAGTACGGCGCCGACGTCTGGGACGTCAGGAAACCACACGACGAGTTGACGGTCGCCGAAGGCGTCGCCGACGAGGTCGACGCGGAAGTGATTCTGACGGTCGGCACCGACTGTTCGGTCGGGAAGATGACGTCGACGATGGAACTCGCCCGCGACGCCCGCGAGGCGGGCCACGACGCCGCGATAATTCCAACCGGCCAGACGGGGATCATGATCGAGGGATGGGGCAACCCCGTCGACCGGGTCGTCAGCGACTTCACGGCCGGATCGGTCGAAGAGATGATCCTCGAGAAGGGCGACGACCACGACTACCTGTTCGTCGAGGGACAGGGGAGCATCATCCACCCCGCCTACTCCGCCGTGACCTGCGGCATCCTCCACGGGGCGATGGCCGACAAACTGGTCCTCTGTCACGCGGCCGAACGGGAGATGCTCGCGTACGACTACGACGTGACGGTCCCGTCCATGCAAACCTACGTCGATCTCTACGAGAGTCTCGCCGAGCCAGTCTATCCAACCTCGGTCGTCGCCGGCGCACTCAACACCTACGGGCTCGAGGACGACGACGCCCGCGAGGCCGTCGACGCCTTCGAGGCCGACCTGGGGAAACCCGCCACGGACGTCATCCGGTACGGGACCGACGACTTGCTGGAGGTGTTGCTGTGA
- a CDS encoding PspA/IM30 family protein → MGILSRTSYIIRSKLNAILDRSEDPTQTLDYSYEQMRDQLQQVKRGIADLTTQKKRLEMQKRRLEENVEKHNGQARTAVQQGREDLARKALEKKKAKMNQIEELERQISDLQNQQDRLIEQKDELQGRIEEFRTKKETMKARYEAAEASSTVSEAMTATGEEFEDVGRAIERAEEKTEDMEARAAAMDELHESGAFEDVLSDKDRIDRELEALSTDSGVDAELETLKAEMGGEEATEGEAEASAELEAEGETEAETGAETDVSDAEVESELAELKEEEEN, encoded by the coding sequence ATGGGTATCCTCTCTCGGACGTCGTACATCATCCGGTCGAAGCTCAACGCGATCCTCGACCGCTCGGAGGATCCGACGCAGACGCTCGATTACTCCTACGAACAGATGCGCGACCAGCTCCAGCAGGTCAAACGCGGTATCGCCGACCTGACGACGCAGAAAAAGCGCCTCGAGATGCAGAAACGCCGCCTCGAGGAGAACGTCGAGAAGCACAACGGGCAGGCCCGAACGGCGGTCCAGCAGGGACGGGAAGACCTCGCCCGGAAGGCCCTCGAGAAGAAGAAGGCCAAGATGAACCAGATCGAGGAACTCGAGCGCCAGATCTCGGACCTGCAGAACCAGCAGGATCGGCTGATCGAGCAGAAAGACGAGCTCCAGGGCCGCATCGAGGAGTTCCGCACGAAGAAGGAGACGATGAAGGCCCGGTACGAGGCCGCCGAGGCAAGTTCCACGGTCTCGGAGGCGATGACCGCCACGGGAGAGGAGTTCGAGGACGTCGGCCGAGCGATCGAGCGCGCCGAGGAGAAGACCGAGGACATGGAGGCTCGCGCCGCCGCGATGGACGAACTCCACGAGTCGGGCGCGTTCGAGGACGTCCTCTCCGATAAGGACAGAATCGACCGCGAACTCGAGGCGCTCTCGACCGACAGCGGTGTCGACGCCGAACTCGAGACGCTCAAAGCCGAGATGGGCGGCGAGGAGGCGACGGAGGGTGAGGCGGAGGCGTCAGCGGAGCTCGAGGCCGAGGGTGAGACGGAGGCCGAAACCGGAGCCGAGACCGATGTGAGCGACGCCGAGGTCGAGTCTGAACTCGCGGAGTTGAAAGAAGAAGAGGAGAACTAG
- a CDS encoding FxLYD domain-containing protein, with product MATMDQDGERTNSRSARSKRSTYNTNDERSHRQHPDWRDPPTGRSEWPGSSTSRRGALAAVGSIAGMAIAGCLGTGTSPSYGGTDDEEGADTERVPVDVDGEGRTAEEMTAAAALADDGPADGVSPLDAITLIDHEFVLEDGYQGSTVQGTLENAGNDRLALVEIRVRVYDDADDLLGAYFRHTNDLDSGSTWAFTVYVLESPADIAAYDIAALGTPT from the coding sequence ATGGCGACCATGGATCAGGACGGCGAGCGAACGAACTCGAGGTCGGCGAGGAGCAAGCGTAGCACGTACAACACAAACGACGAGCGATCGCACCGACAGCACCCGGACTGGCGGGACCCACCGACCGGGAGAAGCGAGTGGCCCGGCTCCTCGACGTCCCGGCGCGGCGCCCTCGCTGCCGTCGGGTCGATCGCCGGGATGGCGATCGCCGGGTGCCTCGGAACGGGGACGAGCCCGTCCTACGGCGGGACGGACGACGAGGAGGGAGCGGACACGGAGCGCGTCCCCGTCGACGTCGACGGCGAGGGTCGAACCGCCGAAGAGATGACCGCCGCCGCGGCACTCGCCGACGACGGCCCCGCCGACGGCGTCTCGCCGCTCGACGCGATCACCCTCATCGATCACGAGTTCGTCCTGGAAGACGGTTACCAGGGCTCGACCGTCCAGGGAACCCTCGAGAACGCGGGCAACGATCGATTGGCGCTCGTCGAAATCCGCGTCCGCGTCTACGACGACGCTGACGACCTGCTCGGCGCCTACTTCAGACACACGAACGACCTCGACAGCGGTAGCACGTGGGCGTTTACCGTGTACGTCCTCGAGTCGCCGGCCGACATCGCAGCGTACGACATTGCCGCACTCGGGACGCCGACGTGA
- a CDS encoding dihydroneopterin aldolase family protein, producing MPTDDADDAGDSSAAPTDAQQACFEAGIKFGSLYHQFAGTPISLESADSLARAMEEAIENQPHCTDVTVNVRTDVLEAALEGGAAEYTELTGRFLEVEIDVAYEGVEVVTRMAMEDGYPLMRLESVRR from the coding sequence ATGCCTACCGACGACGCCGACGACGCCGGCGACTCGAGCGCCGCTCCCACGGACGCCCAGCAGGCCTGCTTCGAGGCCGGCATCAAGTTCGGCTCGCTCTACCACCAGTTCGCCGGCACTCCCATCAGCCTCGAGAGCGCCGACAGCCTCGCGCGAGCGATGGAGGAAGCGATCGAGAACCAGCCCCACTGCACCGACGTGACCGTCAATGTCCGGACGGACGTCCTCGAGGCCGCGCTCGAGGGGGGAGCCGCCGAGTACACCGAACTGACCGGCCGATTCCTCGAAGTCGAAATCGACGTCGCCTACGAGGGCGTCGAGGTCGTCACCAGGATGGCGATGGAGGACGGCTACCCGCTAATGCGCCTCGAGTCGGTGCGTCGGTGA
- a CDS encoding dipeptide epimerase, with protein sequence MSLETGFERVTMPLEFPFTIARGTQTTAENVIVRIEDEDGTVGVGGAAPSSHYGETAATVEAVLPDLLAVVEDVGEPHQLERIERRLRETIERNPAARCAVSIALHDLVAKRLDVPLYRYWGLDPAETVESSYTIGIDSTERMREKTETALERGFGTLKVKLGTDRDLEIVEAIRDVAPDVRLYVDANEAWTPREAVSRIEALAEYDLEFVEQPVSADDPEGLRYVYERAALPIAADESCLTASDVPQIAERCDVANLKLMKCGSLREARRIVHTARAHGLQVMCGCMTESNASIAAACHLAPLLDYADLDGSLLLADDPYDGVSIPGGRIDLEGLERVGTGVVRS encoded by the coding sequence GTGAGCCTCGAGACCGGGTTCGAGCGGGTGACGATGCCGCTCGAGTTCCCGTTCACGATCGCCCGCGGGACGCAGACGACCGCCGAAAACGTAATCGTCAGGATCGAGGACGAGGACGGAACCGTCGGCGTCGGTGGGGCAGCGCCTTCGTCGCACTACGGCGAGACGGCGGCGACGGTCGAGGCGGTCCTGCCGGACCTGCTGGCGGTCGTCGAGGACGTCGGCGAGCCCCACCAGCTCGAGCGAATCGAGCGCCGGCTGCGCGAGACGATCGAACGCAATCCCGCCGCCCGGTGTGCCGTCAGCATCGCCCTCCACGACCTCGTGGCGAAGCGCCTCGACGTCCCGCTCTATCGGTACTGGGGACTCGACCCCGCCGAGACGGTCGAGAGTTCCTACACAATCGGCATCGACAGCACCGAACGAATGCGCGAGAAAACCGAGACCGCCCTCGAGCGCGGCTTCGGGACGTTGAAGGTCAAACTCGGCACCGACCGCGACCTCGAGATCGTCGAGGCGATTCGCGACGTCGCCCCCGACGTTCGCCTCTACGTCGACGCGAACGAGGCCTGGACGCCACGAGAAGCGGTCTCGCGGATCGAGGCGCTGGCCGAGTACGACCTCGAGTTCGTCGAGCAACCCGTCTCGGCGGACGACCCCGAAGGCCTTCGGTACGTCTACGAGCGAGCGGCGCTGCCGATCGCCGCCGACGAGTCCTGCCTCACCGCGAGCGACGTGCCCCAGATCGCCGAGCGGTGTGACGTGGCCAACCTGAAACTGATGAAGTGCGGGAGCCTTCGCGAGGCGCGCCGGATCGTGCACACCGCGCGCGCACACGGCCTCCAGGTGATGTGTGGCTGCATGACCGAGTCCAACGCCTCGATCGCTGCAGCCTGTCACCTCGCGCCGCTGCTCGACTACGCCGACCTGGACGGGTCGCTGTTGCTCGCGGACGACCCCTACGATGGCGTGTCGATACCAGGCGGTCGCATCGACCTCGAGGGTCTCGAGCGGGTCGGGACCGGCGTCGTTCGATCGTGA